Proteins encoded in a region of the Haloglomus salinum genome:
- a CDS encoding Nif3-like dinuclear metal center hexameric protein has product MPLWQFADRLNEFLDVDAYAADAAVQGLQVGPEDATVETAAFAVDGVVATFEEAASRGADVVVVHHGISWGGIDAVTGKEHDRVAALVENDLALYAVHTPLDGHDEVGNAALLADHLDLDVVEPFGEFGGVHVGQRARADDPLTVADLRASLSELATGDQPVQVLDFGPDEVENIAILTGSGTDWLDEARDAGVDALITGEGKQPAYHEAREAGIHVFLAGHYATETFGVRALADRVAGWDEGIETTYIEHPTGL; this is encoded by the coding sequence ATCCCGCTCTGGCAGTTCGCGGACCGACTGAACGAGTTCCTCGACGTAGACGCGTACGCGGCTGACGCCGCCGTCCAGGGGCTGCAGGTCGGCCCCGAAGACGCGACCGTCGAGACGGCCGCCTTCGCCGTCGACGGCGTCGTCGCCACCTTCGAGGAGGCCGCTTCGCGTGGTGCCGACGTCGTCGTCGTCCATCACGGCATCTCCTGGGGCGGCATCGACGCCGTCACCGGGAAGGAGCACGACCGCGTCGCCGCCCTCGTCGAGAACGACCTCGCGCTGTACGCCGTCCACACGCCGCTGGACGGGCACGACGAGGTGGGGAACGCTGCGCTGCTCGCCGACCACCTCGACCTCGATGTCGTCGAACCGTTCGGCGAGTTCGGTGGCGTCCACGTCGGCCAGCGCGCCCGCGCGGACGACCCGCTGACGGTCGCGGACCTGCGGGCGTCGCTGTCGGAACTGGCGACCGGTGACCAGCCCGTGCAGGTGCTCGACTTCGGCCCCGACGAGGTGGAGAACATCGCGATTCTCACGGGGAGCGGCACCGACTGGCTGGACGAGGCCCGCGACGCAGGCGTGGACGCCCTCATCACCGGCGAGGGGAAACAGCCCGCCTATCACGAGGCTCGCGAGGCCGGCATCCATGTCTTCCTCGCCGGCCACTACGCCACGGAGACGTTCGGCGTGCGCGCGCTGGCCGACCGCGTGGCCGGCTGGGACGAGGGCATCGAGACGACGTACATCGAGCACCCGACCGGGCTCTGA
- a CDS encoding sodium:calcium antiporter: protein MTSLQVVAALAAGSLAAVWAGATVLERSTRQLADHFDLPSDVRGAVVTALGSSFPEFIATVVAITLHDRVELAVGIVVGSAVFKVLVVPGVSTLLSPGSSLQTDRELVYQETGFYVLSVATVLLVLALSVIYNPVATGSRTGELTRQLVLAPLGLYLFFLFLQYADAAEHGAGRASGDHSAAQYLTGLVVSLVFVGVGVEGLVRAAIEFSDVFGTSEFLWGLTVVGAGVSVPEVFVGVLAARNDEPGVSISTVLGSSTFDLLVAIPVAVLVVGAVTVNFGAVVPLFVFLVGAALLLLTVVRTDLKVSTAEAVGLLLVYGGFLAWMAAESVGRSTLLA, encoded by the coding sequence ATGACGAGTCTCCAGGTTGTCGCGGCCCTGGCAGCGGGGTCGCTGGCGGCGGTGTGGGCGGGAGCGACGGTGCTGGAACGGTCGACCCGACAGCTGGCCGACCACTTCGACCTCCCGAGCGATGTCCGGGGCGCGGTCGTGACGGCGCTGGGCTCCTCGTTCCCGGAGTTCATCGCGACGGTCGTCGCCATCACGCTCCACGACCGCGTCGAGCTGGCTGTCGGCATCGTCGTCGGTTCGGCCGTGTTCAAGGTGCTCGTGGTGCCGGGCGTCTCGACGCTGCTATCCCCCGGCAGCAGCCTCCAGACCGACCGCGAACTGGTGTATCAGGAGACCGGCTTCTACGTGCTGTCGGTCGCCACCGTCCTGCTGGTGCTCGCGCTCTCGGTCATCTACAACCCGGTCGCCACCGGCAGCCGGACCGGGGAGCTGACGCGGCAACTGGTGCTCGCACCGCTCGGGCTCTACCTCTTCTTCCTGTTCCTGCAGTACGCCGATGCCGCCGAGCACGGGGCGGGACGCGCGAGCGGCGACCACTCGGCCGCCCAGTACCTGACCGGCCTGGTCGTATCGCTGGTGTTCGTGGGCGTCGGCGTCGAGGGGCTGGTGCGCGCGGCTATCGAATTCAGCGACGTGTTCGGCACCTCCGAGTTCCTCTGGGGTCTGACCGTCGTCGGCGCGGGGGTCTCGGTCCCGGAGGTGTTCGTCGGGGTGCTGGCTGCGCGCAACGACGAACCGGGCGTCTCCATCTCGACGGTGCTGGGGTCGAGCACGTTCGACCTGCTGGTCGCCATCCCGGTCGCGGTGCTGGTGGTCGGCGCCGTCACGGTGAACTTCGGCGCGGTCGTGCCGCTGTTCGTCTTCCTCGTCGGCGCAGCCCTCCTCCTGCTGACCGTCGTCCGGACGGACCTGAAGGTGTCGACGGCCGAAGCGGTCGGGTTGTTGCTCGTCTACGGTGGCTTCCTCGCGTGGATGGCCGCCGAGAGCGTCGGCCGGTCGACGCTGCTGGCCTGA